In one Bartonella grahamii subsp. shimonis genomic region, the following are encoded:
- a CDS encoding aminopeptidase has translation MYFDIHETVSPEMLNRLAEITVKVGLNLQEGQDLVLTAPVSALPFVRRIAYHAYKVGAGVITPIFSDDMLLLTRFENAHTDSFDCAPSWLYEGMAKAFENGAARLAIVGDNPLLLSNQDFDKIARLNKATSLAYQPALKKISNFSINWSIVAYPTAGWAETMFPSLPLNEAIKKLADAIFSASRVTEEDPIHVWIVHNENLKKRSSWLNEQRFSALHFTGPGTDLTVGLADDHEWHGGASIAQNGVVCNPNIPTEEVFTTPHAHKVEGFVRSTKPLSYQGTLIDNIEVRFEAGRIVEARASTGQEVLQQVLQSDEGASRLGEVALVPHSSPISKSDLLFYNTLFDENAACHIALGQCYSKCFLDGASLTSEEIAARGGNKSVIHIDWMIGSGEIDIDGITQDGVRVPVFRRGEWA, from the coding sequence ATGTACTTTGATATTCATGAGACAGTTTCGCCTGAAATGCTTAATCGTCTTGCAGAAATTACAGTAAAAGTGGGGTTGAATTTACAAGAGGGGCAGGATCTTGTTTTGACGGCTCCAGTTTCAGCATTACCTTTTGTTCGGCGTATTGCATATCATGCTTATAAGGTTGGTGCTGGTGTCATTACACCAATTTTTAGTGATGATATGTTATTGCTTACACGTTTTGAAAACGCCCATACAGATAGTTTTGATTGTGCCCCTTCTTGGCTCTATGAGGGAATGGCGAAGGCTTTTGAAAATGGGGCAGCACGTTTAGCGATTGTTGGTGATAATCCTTTGCTCCTTTCCAATCAAGATTTTGATAAGATTGCGCGTTTGAATAAGGCGACCTCACTAGCTTACCAGCCTGCTCTCAAAAAAATATCGAATTTTTCTATAAATTGGTCAATTGTTGCTTATCCAACAGCAGGATGGGCTGAGACGATGTTTCCTTCTTTGCCACTTAATGAAGCGATTAAAAAATTAGCCGATGCAATTTTTTCTGCTTCACGTGTTACAGAAGAAGATCCGATACATGTGTGGATTGTCCATAACGAAAATTTAAAGAAACGATCATCTTGGCTTAATGAGCAGCGTTTTTCTGCCTTACACTTTACAGGGCCAGGGACTGATTTAACTGTTGGTTTGGCAGATGATCATGAATGGCATGGTGGTGCATCCATTGCTCAAAATGGTGTTGTTTGTAATCCGAATATTCCGACAGAAGAAGTTTTCACGACTCCTCATGCTCATAAGGTGGAAGGCTTTGTTCGTTCAACAAAGCCACTTTCCTATCAAGGAACACTGATTGATAATATTGAAGTACGTTTTGAAGCAGGGCGTATTGTTGAGGCACGTGCATCAACGGGGCAGGAAGTTTTGCAACAGGTTTTGCAAAGTGATGAGGGGGCAAGCCGATTGGGCGAAGTTGCTCTTGTGCCCCATTCTTCACCAATTTCTAAGAGTGACCTCCTTTTTTATAATACCTTATTTGATGAAAATGCTGCATGTCATATTGCTTTAGGACAGTGTTATTCCAAATGCTTTTTAGATGGGGCATCATTGACGTCAGAAGAGATTGCAGCACGTGGTGGGAATAAAAGTGTCATTCATATTGACTGGATGATTGGTTCTGGTGAAATTGACATAGATGGCATTACCCAAGATGGCGTAAGAGTTCCTGTATTTCGTAGGGGTGAATGGGCTTAA
- the mutM gene encoding bifunctional DNA-formamidopyrimidine glycosylase/DNA-(apurinic or apyrimidinic site) lyase, giving the protein MPELPEVETVRRGLESVVTDAQIVSVRLNRRDLRFPFPEAFSERLIGRTIIELGRRAKYLLFHLSQDETILSHLGMSGSWRIENDLLRTAFSTTNKSVKHDHFVMDIQTRDGEVYHLIYNDVRRFGFMLLVDTDKLHEHPLLNKLGLEPMSNSFSGRYLQEAFVNKKMSLKSVLLDQSIVAGLGNIYVCEALWRSRLSPQRGAFTLASKTARACELVDSLAQNIRNVISEAILSGGSSLRDYMHIDGSLGYFQHAFSVYGREGKECLECGTPIVRILQAGRSSFYCSQCQK; this is encoded by the coding sequence ATGCCAGAGCTTCCTGAAGTAGAGACAGTTCGTCGTGGGCTTGAGTCTGTTGTAACTGATGCACAGATAGTATCTGTCAGACTTAATCGTAGAGATTTACGCTTTCCTTTTCCTGAGGCTTTTTCTGAGCGCCTCATTGGCAGAACAATTATAGAACTTGGTCGGCGTGCGAAATATTTATTATTTCATCTTTCTCAGGATGAAACGATTTTAAGCCATTTAGGAATGTCTGGTTCATGGCGTATAGAGAATGATCTTTTAAGAACAGCTTTTTCAACGACAAATAAATCAGTTAAGCATGATCATTTTGTCATGGATATTCAGACAAGGGATGGTGAAGTTTATCATCTTATTTATAATGATGTGCGTCGCTTTGGGTTTATGCTTTTAGTTGATACGGATAAGCTTCATGAACATCCGCTTTTAAATAAGCTAGGGCTTGAACCTATGAGTAATTCTTTTTCTGGTCGTTATTTACAAGAGGCTTTTGTTAATAAAAAAATGTCTCTCAAGAGCGTTTTACTTGATCAGTCTATTGTTGCAGGTCTTGGGAATATTTATGTTTGCGAAGCACTTTGGCGGAGTCGTTTGTCTCCACAACGTGGTGCATTTACATTGGCATCAAAAACGGCACGTGCATGTGAATTGGTAGATTCTTTAGCACAGAATATACGCAATGTGATTTCTGAAGCCATTTTGTCTGGTGGCTCTTCTTTACGTGATTATATGCATATAGATGGTTCACTTGGTTATTTTCAGCATGCTTTTTCAGTTTATGGACGAGAAGGCAAGGAATGTTTGGAGTGTGGAACGCCTATTGTGCGCATTTTACAGGCTGGGCGTTCAAGTTTTTACTGCTCACAATGTCAAAAATGA
- the phoU gene encoding phosphate signaling complex protein PhoU, producing MSTNHTVRSYDAELKYLKARIKEMGSHAERMIERSVASVVCSDLQLATSVIADDAFLDEAERDIDEKAVAIICKRQPMAVDLREIIGAIRISSDLERIGDMAKNIAKRTVALSEIRQSASVYHGLETITALALNQLKEVLNAYTSRLLERVDAVRERDEKIDALYTSLFREFLTYMMEDMRNITVCTHLLFCLKNIERIGDHVTNIAEMLHYIITGYHMSSDRPRDDLTYKVGVGEKKID from the coding sequence ATGTCTACGAACCATACTGTCCGTTCTTATGATGCAGAGCTAAAATATTTAAAAGCAAGGATTAAAGAAATGGGGAGCCATGCAGAAAGGATGATTGAACGTTCTGTCGCATCGGTTGTATGTAGTGATCTTCAACTTGCAACGTCAGTGATTGCCGATGATGCGTTTTTAGATGAAGCAGAACGTGACATTGATGAAAAAGCGGTTGCTATTATTTGCAAACGCCAACCGATGGCTGTTGATTTGCGTGAAATTATTGGAGCCATTCGTATTTCTTCTGATCTTGAGCGGATTGGGGATATGGCCAAAAACATTGCTAAAAGGACTGTTGCACTTTCAGAAATACGTCAATCTGCTTCTGTTTATCATGGGCTTGAAACAATTACAGCTTTAGCACTCAATCAATTAAAAGAAGTCTTAAATGCTTATACGAGTCGTCTATTAGAGCGTGTTGACGCTGTGCGTGAGCGTGATGAGAAGATTGATGCTTTGTATACTTCTCTTTTTCGTGAATTTTTGACATATATGATGGAAGATATGCGAAATATTACGGTTTGTACGCACTTACTGTTTTGTTTAAAAAATATTGAACGAATTGGTGATCATGTTACTAATATTGCTGAAATGCTGCATTATATCATAACGGGTTACCATATGTCTTCTGATCGTCCTCGCGATGACCTTACTTATAAAGTTGGGGTAGGTGAGAAGAAAATAGATTAA
- a CDS encoding cell wall hydrolase, whose amino-acid sequence MKKNRWNVFVTCCVAPLVVVGCASNHLETGKVNNNKTRTVTYPLTERQCLMRAMYFESNRTSREGMIAVGTVVMNRVNSTAYPKTICGVVGQYKQFAPGVLTRPMTEKASVARVREAADAVLRGERDKKVKNAKFFHTAGLSFPYKNMHYVRVAGGNAFYEKRSRDGELQVPTNNRPYDVAYAFAQERSGHAPSFIDEGLESRGVKAEKRASPSTEVAQSKTAYPAPFAMVQLDKVPIPTYAPQHLARKEENKTIMTFPSSDQLNAIVAMLEKRHRN is encoded by the coding sequence ATGAAAAAAAATCGTTGGAATGTTTTTGTTACCTGTTGTGTAGCACCGTTAGTTGTTGTGGGATGTGCTTCAAATCATTTAGAGACTGGAAAAGTAAATAATAATAAGACAAGAACAGTTACATATCCATTAACAGAGCGTCAATGTCTTATGCGAGCGATGTATTTTGAATCAAATCGCACAAGCCGTGAAGGAATGATTGCTGTTGGGACGGTTGTTATGAATCGTGTTAATTCAACCGCCTATCCTAAGACGATTTGTGGTGTTGTTGGTCAATATAAGCAGTTTGCTCCCGGTGTTTTAACGCGTCCTATGACGGAGAAAGCATCTGTTGCTCGTGTAAGAGAGGCGGCTGATGCTGTTTTACGGGGTGAACGAGATAAGAAAGTTAAAAACGCTAAGTTTTTTCATACTGCTGGTTTGTCTTTTCCGTATAAAAACATGCATTATGTTCGGGTTGCAGGGGGGAATGCTTTTTATGAAAAACGATCACGTGATGGCGAACTTCAAGTTCCTACAAATAATCGCCCTTATGATGTTGCTTATGCTTTTGCTCAAGAACGTTCAGGTCATGCACCAAGCTTTATAGATGAAGGCTTAGAAAGTAGAGGAGTAAAGGCAGAGAAAAGAGCATCTCCTTCGACAGAAGTAGCACAGTCCAAGACGGCATATCCTGCGCCTTTTGCTATGGTACAGCTTGATAAAGTTCCTATTCCTACCTATGCACCTCAACATTTAGCTAGGAAAGAGGAAAATAAAACGATTATGACTTTTCCTTCATCAGATCAGTTAAATGCAATTGTTGCAATGTTAGAAAAACGACACAGAAACTGA